TAATCAGCTCAGCAATCAGTCAATGAGTTACACTGCAGTGCAGATATGACTCGAAAGTCCTCCAGCATAGTTCCTTCACTGGTAAACAGAATGCATTCAAGTGCAGGTCAGACTCAAAGCGCTTCGAAGCTTGCATTTGTCTGATTGTTTCCTGCTCTCACAAAAATGGGCTGTCATGTAGAATTTCACGAAGGGCCCCACCAGTCTTTATTTTTGGATCTTATCATCTCCCACCAGCGACACGTGAGTGACAGCTATTGGTGTGAAAAGGGTGACTGTCACCTCCCACTCTCAgtcttcaataaaaaaaaaaggagctcaaGGAGAGTTTTTGAAGGCGGCACATCTGGGTCTCGGGGCTGAGGTGAAGTCTCGGCTCGGCTGATGCGATGGATCGGTGTCCTCCGCCGAGGCTGAAGCTGATGCTGACGGTCGCGCTCCTGCTCGGGTCCGCCAACACCGCCTGGCTGCACGGAAACCCACTCACAGGTTACGCTCCTGCCCGTATTTTGTTTTGGGGTCGTTCCTCTTTTTGTGTTCTGCTTTAGGCGAAAGCCGAGTAACTGCAAACCAGAAGTgcaaaatgctttaggaactaGATGCGATGTACAGCACATGCATTCGTTATCTGCTGACCCTTTGACCTTCTGGTAAAACctgaaaaacctaaaaaaaaaacaaaaaaacatttcgaTCTTTTCTTGGGGTCAGGGAACTGAAGTCTTTATACGCTCATGTTACAAATGTTTTGAGGTGTATTTGAGGTGCTCTTAAATTTACACGTTTAAATAGAAGCGACTGGAAGAAATGTGCTGCAATTTGAACGCGCGGTGTTGGGGGAACTGCGTTAAAATGCATCTGTAAATCTTTGATCTTTGAGCGTAAGCTCAccgtgtcacacacacaaaaaaagagacgtTTCTGCTGGAACCTTATCTTGGCTTTATCTCACATTATAAGTCATTTTAAGTCTTTCTCATGTGTGCAGTGAGCTCGAGACCTACAGCAACCGAACGTATCCTTTAAGACTGTACTTTTAGAATCATTACAAgtcataaacttttttttttccccaaccaaTTGTGCTCTACTGCTGACCCCactaggggtcatggaccccctgttgaaggcctatgcTCTCCTGCCCATGAAAGAACCTTGATGGATGAATAGACACCTTGATTGAGTCGATTCACGAATGAGCAAACCAAAGATCTGCGTTTTAACATCTTGCTGTTGATCTCATCAGCAGCATGACATAAAAGTGCTCGGTGAGAGTAGGTTTTCGGATCACCGGCGCGACAGTCACGTAGACTCTTTCAAATGCACAAGACGAATAAAAGGCTGTTTTCTAGGGGTGGCCGCCCATCTCCACTGTGTGAACGATTACCTGCAGATCATCAACTGCACCCTGAGCATCCCACCACCAGACAACGCTTCAGACAGCAACAGCTCCTACTGGCTCACTTTCACAGAGAAGTCTTATCAGTACGTTTTCAGTCTTTGAAATTGCTCCTTTGTTAACGATGGGAAACCGTTAATTCGATGATATATTGTGTCTAATCACTGCTTCTACTTTCCTCACAGAGAACTGGATGTGTGTTCACTGACCAACACGGACGGGATTTACTTCTGCTCCTGCAATAAATCCCAGTCCGTGCCCGACGACAGCGTCTTCACTGACCTGGACGTCTACGAGATCTCCCTTTGTCACGAGCAAAAGGACGGGACCGATGTCTGCGAGATGCTGAACGATGCATATTTGCCCAGCAAAAACAGTAAGTGGCCCAATGATTTGGTCAACTCTCAGCCACCCGAGAGATGAGAGATGAATTCTAAAAAAAACCTGCTTGCATCCTCTCGCCAGTTAAGCCAAACCCGCCGTGCTGCCTCACGGTCCTCCACAACTCAAGCCAGCACCACTTCACTTGGAAAAGCACCTACGAGGAATACAGCTCTCTCACCAGTCTGCCCGACAGCCTCCAGTACCAGCTGTATTACTGCGAGAGAGGAGGCAAACACAAGGTGAGATTTTCTCTTTGAGTGCCATGATGTCGATGAGATAACAATCTACCAGCAGTTTCATTAGTGGCCAATGTGGCTGTCACCTCAATTTGGTGGTAGCCCGTGGGGAAAACCTGTGGGACTTCATTTGACCTGCTCATTTAGCCCGGTCTATTTAAAGCCTTTCTATTTAAAGAGACAAGTTAAAGTTCATGGCAGTGGTGAAACTTCGCAGGAGATGCAGGATTCCTACTTCATGTGCTGAGGTTTGAGGAATAATGCAGgaataaaactgcatttaatcTAATTTGGACTGACCAAATCTCTATTAGTATCACTTGAATGATACTCCTGATGCCACAGGGGAGAAATTCTGAAGAAAAAGGTGAATTGTTTAAGcaatttgttgtcattttagtCTACACCAgccttcttttttctctctcatgaTGTTTACATACAACACTTCTCCAGTTACTTGATTCCTTATTCTCTTCTTTCAGGGGACTGAAATTAACACGGAGAGCAAGAGCTATTCTGTGGATGATGACCATCTCATGCCGGGCACTGAGTACGTTGCCCGTGTTCGCTCCAGTCCCACTCAGGGGACTTTCAAGGGGGAGTGGAGCGACTGGTCCTCCGAGGTCCACTGGAGGACCGGGCCAGCCGTGGCAGGTGAGCGCCGTTGTTTCAGCACCGCCTCCTCCTGTTGTTTTCCTAAAAGCGTGCATTTCAAAGTCTGCCGTTTTCAATATTTCATGTCCTTCCACAGCTTCTACGAAATACACTGTACCTGATCCGGTTTCCAAGCTCGGTATGGTGCTCATCTTCACGTGTGTGATAGTGTCATCAGCGCTACTTGTTTGCTACGTCCATGTTAAAAAGTAAGGCCCTCCACATCAAATCTCTGATTCACTGCCGACACCAATTACAAAAGGCTGTCATTTAAccttgtcgttttttttttttatattgcagGTGGCGGGAAAGTGTCTTCATCCCAACTCCTGCTCCCTACTTCCAGACACTTTACAGTGACTGCCAGGGAGATTTCAAGGTGAGTTCATCCCGTCGCTTCGAACCGTACGGACGGCTATCTCATGAGAATGTTCCTGACGGTGGCTGTGATTGCAGAGCTGGGTGGTCGCGCGAGAACAAGCGGCAGAAGACATGCTGAAAGCGGAGGAAACGCTCCAAGTCGACGCCCTGATGAAGTGCGTGGACGTCCAGGAGGAAGGCCGTCCGCTCCAGTTCCCCCACCAGCCGATGGAGGGCAGCGGCTACACCAACTTGACCTCCCTGGCGCGCGACAACGCCCTCCTGGGCTTCCCCTACGCCGTGAGCACCATGGCTCCGCTGTCGGCTCAAGAGAGGCTGCTGAAGAGCCTGAGCCTCGAGTTCGGGAGCTGCGACGGAGACTCCGGGTgttggctcagcagtgacacGTTCATGGAGAGGGACCCTCCCTGGTACTGCAACGAGTACTGCACCCTGAGCGCCTTCCAGCAGTCTGGGTCCACCACGGCACAGCATCAAGGCAGCTTCCCTACTAAATCCTTTTCAACGGAGGCCATCGGAGTGGAGTGAagcataaaaatgtgtgtttacatgtagcAACCTGGATAATGTAACTTCCAATACCGTAGGGGCCAAATATTAAGCTACACAAGAAGATGCTGCAGCAACAAGTGAAATACTCAGTTCAATTACCGCAGTACTTACatgtgcaccaatcagccacagcacTGTAACCCGCCTGacttaatattgtgcaggtctccagaaagttgtgactcatcggggGAAAAAGTTCCCGAAGATAGGCCGGGTCAATACATTGGGCTAttcttcatgtgttcatgtgctcATATCTCAGTTAAATCCACATAAACACCAGGACCAAAGGTTCACCAGCCCCACTGagatcagtggttttaatgttctggctgatccgTGTCGATTTTGCTATTAAGGTGTTTGGTCACCGGTTCTTATCTTTGTAAATTGTTATTTTCCCACATATTTACACGCTGAAACATGAACTCCATAACTTTTTACTTGTGTTAAATATCTAAATTATGTAACACCTGTACAAACAAAATGTGCCTCAGACAGACTGGAATGTAACTGTATGGATTATTTTCTTCAACGTGGACAGGCCAACGAGAGCTCGGTGTAAGTTCTTACTCCTTCAATAAAAAAGGACAGGAAACCTTTTGTagaaagttttattattaagccAACACATACATGAACAAAGCACCATATAACCTTAAAGTCTGATACAGAAGTAAGCCTACCTGCCTCCGTCACTgtggccatttttatttattccatagCAAACACTCTGAATAACAAAAAGACAGCCAAGGCAGCAGATTCTATCGTATATTACAGCATGCTGAATAGAAAACCTGGGAAAGAGAATTAGACAGAGCCATCTAGAGACACTAGTGAGATACAACAGTATAAAAGTGCCATTCATTATACAGCAGTTGAAATACTGACAATGAAATAAGctaattttacattaaatttatggaaaacaagaagagaaacaaaaggaacagACCCTGTGacagagcaaaataaaacaaaaagacattgtCTTCCTTTTGACAGCCAGCTTGCATGGGGTTGATGAAACTGGTACCGAGCTGTGTCCCTTGCACCACATAAGACaattaatgtttaaaaagaaatgaccaGGGTGCTGAAGCACCCATCCCCTCCCAGCATAATGCGCCAACCGGCaattaagaataaaaatgatagGTCAGAGGAGAACGGATGGCACAGAATGTGTGGAGTTTAAATAGAAGTCTTTAAGCAAGTCCCGATGTGAGAGGAGCACATTCATTGAGAGACTGAGTGGGGAGGTGATTCTTGTTAAACCCATTCCTTCTGCCGCTGCGGAGCACGTCTTCGTCTTTACGAGGGGGAGAATTTTTTGGCTTGTGCTCGAACTCTTTTTTCGTATTCTACTCTGTTTTGGCTAGAAAGGAGTTAAAGATAGTCATTATGTCCTGGTGATCCACTAtttaactcaaaaaaataaaatcatttcatcCAGTAAGAGCAAAAATTGAAATTCATGCATCCTGCAAGACTTCTCATGTATTATGGTTGTACATGGTGTGTCCGTCATCCACCCAcccaaacaaatatatatatatatatatacacacacacacacacacacacacacacacatacacacacaggagcatatttatatatatatttttttttttaaagcaaaagttCAGTAAACGTTGCAACAGGTATTTCCTAGCTCAAaatatgttcacatttaatcTAACTAATAATATAGGTCttgttaattgtgtttattCCACCCACCAGCCCATTGATCTGAATGTTGTTTCCAAAATATCTTTAAGTTAGCAAAATATTTGCATCGCTATCCTAGCATTTTAGTTTCAACCCTAAACCGACCTGATTAATATTAATGGCTGAATTAATGACCCAAGGTAAAATCAGATCTGCCGTTTCCATTACATTAATCCTCcctcaacacacaaacacactcctccATTTAAGCAGTTTAGAACTAAATAATTCAAGGATACTCACCAGTAGATTGTGTAAGCCTCTGCTTGGGCTGGATCCTGGATATTTGGCTCATTTAGGAGTTCCTGGATACCTAATAAGATCTGTGGGATAAAGAAACCAAGAACACTCTTGTAACCAGATACTTAtaagttgcacatttttttgcTCACATTTCTTCCCTTTACTTGGTTCATATCCAACTGAAACATCCAACAACCCTTTCAATGTAAATGTTTAGACTGCTATCCAAAGTTTGACATGACTTTGCCAAGACGACATAAAATATCCACATTTGTAGGCGCAAACATGTATTGTTTTCTATGTGGTGTGATACAGACTTTCCAAACgttaaatgtgtgaataaatTGTTTCAATATATGATTCAAGGGATGATAAACAGGATGCAATCTAGGAAAGAGTTTCTTTCTTAAGGTAGGTCCCAACCTGCTTTATTGTGATGGCTGGTCTCCAgtccttgtcctcctccagaATAGATAGGCATACTGTGCCTGACGGATACACATTTGGATGGAAGAGCGGAGGCTCAAATttacctgaaacacaacaacatgttaAGCGCACTCATGTTTCAGGTCCATTACAAATGACGGACAAGATGAACAAACCCTACTAATGTCACTAAGCTTTTCTACAGCGAACACTGAAGGCAGCGCGTTCTGTTGTTCACCTGATCTGTGCCTTCATGTCATTTTAATGGGACACAGCGCCTGTTGCTGGATTAAACTTGTATGTCACCATGACCTGGCCCTGTGTGTGACCCATAACGGTAGCGTGATGCTTTGACCGACACGGTAATACTGCACATCTTGTCCTTGAAATATTTCAACCCTTAAACTATTACTGTGTGTGCAGCCCTGCAAAATCAACGCAGGATGTGTGCATGAAATCATCCACCGGTTATGAAACCAAATGGAATAGTAATGTAACAATAGCGTAGAGTAATGAGaccgttttattttatattcagcGCATTGAGCTTCAACCGAATTTGCAGTGTTTGAGGTCTTTACAGCCctttggaaggaaaaaaaaaagaaaggaaaagaacatGGGATAAgccatgtttcttttctgttgctgtgaaaGGCTGTTGAGCATGTGCAACCCTGCTCATCTTTAATGTGGATACTTATTTTGACCGCATAATTAGCACAAGGGTCACTGTAGTAACTAAAGTGGAGTCAGCACATGGCTTTTGAAGGAAACTGAAGGAATTTTTGGAGAGTTTTTCAGCTTTAAGAcagacatcaaacatgtctgtgtttcaATGTTTGTTGTAGCTGATACTTAAATATTCTAGTTACGGATtcttaatgttttatatttaataaactgaatGAACTGCAAACAACTTTTAATATGTGAAGTAATCCCAGCTACGGTTTTATTCGAGCTGAAAAAGGACACACGCACTAACTCACATTTTGGAGGTGAAGAAGGGTAGTCGTCCTTGAACAACATGCGCAGTTTGAACAGGCCTCCTTCCCACGGAGTCTGAGAAGACACAATTACAAGCTCAACACCTAAAAACATTAttgcaagttttattttaaaagcacattCCAAACTTTCTGGAATCAAAGATGAGGTTTTCACATCTAGCTCAGCCCTTAAAAACGTTATGAATTTACCAACTTTGCTGGCGCGACTGGAAACGAACGATCAGAACATATAATGAATTCTCTACAGAAAAGTCACAGTTTTAAAAGTTGCAGTGTTTACGCAGGTGCAAACAGATTTTGAGACACATTACCCCCTTCTTGCCAGGAATAGCACATTCCCAATTCATGAGATTCATGGTTCCATCTGGATTTTTTGTTGGTACAGCAACAAATCCCTAGAAAATTGAAACAGCATTTATAGTCAACATATCTTTTCTTGAAAAACAGGCAGCATCTAATGAACGATGTGTATGTGCTTAGACAGTACTCACAAAGGGATGGTCCTTCCGCCATGCCTTGCGCTCCTGGGCAAGCCGGCTCAATGCAATGCCTGACATGATTTGTGAACTCctggaatgaaagaaagaaagactgatTGAGTTAAAAAATGCTTAATTAAGACATTACTAAGTAATCTCAAAgttcattttattgtaaattaaaGTGTCGTGTAGATTCGAGACAGCAGTTTAAACTAAATGGCAATTATATATTTTGTACCATTTTCCAGCGCTCTTTAAACCAATTtgccaaattaaaaacaactaaCTGTTTTCGTTGAGATTGTCTGAgtgtaaataaaagaatatacacacactaaacaGCAATTG
This window of the Mugil cephalus isolate CIBA_MC_2020 chromosome 16, CIBA_Mcephalus_1.1, whole genome shotgun sequence genome carries:
- the LOC125022434 gene encoding interleukin-21 receptor, translating into MDRCPPPRLKLMLTVALLLGSANTAWLHGNPLTGVAAHLHCVNDYLQIINCTLSIPPPDNASDSNSSYWLTFTEKSYQELDVCSLTNTDGIYFCSCNKSQSVPDDSVFTDLDVYEISLCHEQKDGTDVCEMLNDAYLPSKNIKPNPPCCLTVLHNSSQHHFTWKSTYEEYSSLTSLPDSLQYQLYYCERGGKHKGTEINTESKSYSVDDDHLMPGTEYVARVRSSPTQGTFKGEWSDWSSEVHWRTGPAVAASTKYTVPDPVSKLGMVLIFTCVIVSSALLVCYVHVKKWRESVFIPTPAPYFQTLYSDCQGDFKSWVVAREQAAEDMLKAEETLQVDALMKCVDVQEEGRPLQFPHQPMEGSGYTNLTSLARDNALLGFPYAVSTMAPLSAQERLLKSLSLEFGSCDGDSGCWLSSDTFMERDPPWYCNEYCTLSAFQQSGSTTAQHQGSFPTKSFSTEAIGVE
- the ube2ib gene encoding SUMO-conjugating enzyme UBC9-A, which encodes MSGIALSRLAQERKAWRKDHPFGFVAVPTKNPDGTMNLMNWECAIPGKKGTPWEGGLFKLRMLFKDDYPSSPPKCKFEPPLFHPNVYPSGTVCLSILEEDKDWRPAITIKQILLGIQELLNEPNIQDPAQAEAYTIYCQNRVEYEKRVRAQAKKFSPS